DNA from Halobacteriovoraceae bacterium:
AATTGCAGAAAAAGGCAATCTTTTACACGCACCAGATACTTATATGGAAAAAATTGCTGTAGGCCCAGCAGGTAAAGGTATTATAGATATTCAATTATCTCCAAAAGAAAATTTAAAAAGATTGGCCGAAGCAAAAAAATGTCGCGTCCAAGATTTAACAGTATGCGTTCTAGATAGACCAAGACATGAAAATATAATTAACGCAGTAAGGGATGCAGGTGCGAGAATAAAGCTTATTGGTGATGGCGATGTTGCAGGAGCGATTGCAACATCAATGGAAGGCTCTGGTGTTGATATGCTTATAGGTATTGGCGGTGCTCCTGAAGGAGTCATTGCAGCAGCAGCTCTGAGATGTTTAGGAGGTGAGTTTCAAGGTATTTTAAGACCACGAAACGACGAGGAGATTCGTAGAGCAAAAGAAATGGGAGTCACTGACATTAATAAGGTTTTCACTCTAGAGGAACTTGCAAGTGGTGATGTTCTTTTTTGTGCAACAGGTGTTACTGATGGAACAATGCTTGATGGTGTCACGTTCAGAGCAAATGGG
Protein-coding regions in this window:
- the glpX gene encoding class II fructose-bisphosphatase, which translates into the protein MNRNLALEFVRVTEMAAIESARLMGRGDEKAADQAAVDAMRSMLDSVDCDATVVIGEGERDEAPMLYIGEKVGSGKGPELEIALDPLEGTSVCARGGYNSISVMAIAEKGNLLHAPDTYMEKIAVGPAGKGIIDIQLSPKENLKRLAEAKKCRVQDLTVCVLDRPRHENIINAVRDAGARIKLIGDGDVAGAIATSMEGSGVDMLIGIGGAPEGVIAAAALRCLGGEFQGILRPRNDEEIRRAKEMGVTDINKVFTLEELASGDVLFCATGVTDGTMLDGVTFRANGATTHSIVMRSASGTIRKITAEHFFDKKPRY